One window of Cryobacterium arcticum genomic DNA carries:
- a CDS encoding acyl-CoA carboxylase subunit epsilon gives MTDTEHPAGFDPADLTFITTGVTDQEAAAVTAVLRAMLRAESDNLRAAPHESRSPWQDSQRAIREPLARGDERWRGFTA, from the coding sequence ATGACCGACACAGAGCACCCGGCCGGCTTCGACCCGGCCGACCTGACCTTCATCACCACCGGCGTCACCGACCAGGAGGCCGCCGCGGTGACGGCCGTGCTGCGGGCGATGCTGCGGGCCGAGTCCGACAACCTGCGCGCCGCTCCGCACGAGAGCCGCAGCCCCTGGCAGGACAGTCAGCGCGCCATCCGCGAGCCGTTGGCCCGCGGCGACGAACGCTGGCGGGGCTTCACGGCGTAG